Genomic DNA from Oncorhynchus mykiss isolate Arlee chromosome 2, USDA_OmykA_1.1, whole genome shotgun sequence:
ggggggtgaaggagagagatggaggggggtgtgaaggagagagatggagaggggtgtgaaggagagagatggagaggggtgtgaaggagagagatggagaggggtgtGAAGGATAGAGATTAAATAGtaatgtaaccgatgtgaaatggctagctagttagcggtggtgcgcgctaatagcgtttcaaatcggTGACGTCAGGTAGCCATACTTCGTCGGGTTCCAGGCCCACTGGGTTCTATTAGATCTGATAGGTCTCCATTTAGTCGCCATACTTCGTCGGGTTCCAGGCCCACTGGGTTCTATTAGATCTGATACTTCGTCGGGTTCCAGGCCCACTGGGTTCTATTAGATCTGATAGGTCTCCATTTCTCTGATGGATCTGTAAGCTGCAAAGAGTGTTGTCATAGACTGGCCTTACTGACAGTTTAACGTGGAAGGACTTGGAGAAAACACATGGAAAACGGCATCAGGTGTTTCCACATGTTCACCACCAGTAACGACTACAGGTACTTATAGACCTATTCCCCACTTCTCTTCAGGCTGCTGCTACGGCAATGGATGCTGTAGTATTAGAATGGATGCTGTAGTATTAGAATGGATGCTGTAGTAGTAGAATGGATGCTGTAGTATTAATGGATGCTGTAGTATTAGAATGGATGCTGTAGTATTAGAATGGATGCTGTAGTATTAATGGATGCTGTAGTATTAGAATGGAGGCTGTAGTATTAGAATGGATGCTGTAGTATTAGAATGGATGCTGTAGTATTAGAATGGATGCTGTAGTATTAATGGATGCTGTAGTATTTTAATGGATGCTGTAGTATTAGAATGGAGGCCATAGTATTAATGGATGCCGTAGTATTAGAATGGATGCTGTAGTATTAGAATGGAGGCCGTAGTATTAGAATGGATGCTGTAGTATTAGAATGGATGCTGTAGTATTAGAATGGATGCTGTAGTATTATAATGGATGCTGTAGTATTAGAATGGATGCTGTAGTATTAGAATGGATGCTGTAGTATTAATGGATGCTGTAGTATTAGAATGGATGCTGTAGTATTAATGGATGCTGTAGTATTAGAATGGATGCTGTAGTATTAGAATGGATGCTGTAGTATTCGAATGGATGCTGTAGTATTAATGGCTGCTGTAGTATTAGAATGGATGCTGTAGTATTAGAATGGATGCTGTAGTATTAGAATGGAGGCTGTGGTATTAGAATGGATGCTGTGGTATTAGAATGGATGCTGTAGTATTAGAATGGATGCTGTAGTATTAGAATGGATGCTGTAGTATTAGAATGGATGCTGTAGTATTAGAATGGATGATGTAGTATTAGAATGGAGGCTGTGGTATTAGAAGGGAGGCTGTAGTATTACAATGGATGCTGTAGTATtactaccactgttactactactactaccactactactgttactaccactactactactgctactactactagtattactacaactacactactactgctactatagaTTTACtaaatattaatattattattagtatatctaaccaaggacagacagaggaagagactgtAGGAATCTGCGACACGAGAGCTTCTCTCGGCGACGAGACTCCTGAATCTGGCTTCATAAGGAGTTGCTATGGTTACAGGAGATGGATCTAGTCTGTCCCAAAGGTAGAGGGAAACCTTAACCGTGAGATGAGCTCTCTGTATGGGATGTTATCAGCCACCTGGTGGTAAGGATCAACCAACCAGTCAACATCTCCTATTAGATCAGTAAATCAACGTGTCAATAGTTATGGTTTCATTGTGGGACATACTTCACATTTAATGTGTTGATATGAGCTTTGGCGCACATAACAACAATGTCAGTCTATAGATCAGATTGGAATGGTGGCTTtgagtctattgggttcaccttCTTTCACCTTGCTTTGAGACTATTGGGTTCACCTTCTTTCACCTTGCTTTGAGACCATTGGGTTCACGTTCTTTCACCTTGCTTTGAGACTATTGGGTTCACCTTCTTTCACCTTCTTTCACCTTGCTTTGAGACCATCTCTGTGGTTGGTGTTCCTTAATGTCAGTCATCTCTGTGGTGTTCCTTAATGTCAGTCATCTCTGTGGTGTTCCTTAATGTCAGTCATCTCTGTGGTGTTCCTTAATGTCTGCCTTCTCTGTGGTGTTCCTTAATGTCTGCCTTCTCTGTGGTGTGCCTTAATGTCAGTCATCTCTGTGGTGTTCCTTAATGTCAGTCATCTCTGTGGTGTTCCTTAATGTCAGTCATCTCTGTAGTGTTCCTTAATGTCAGTCATCTCTGTGGTGTTCCTTAATGTCAGTCATCTCTGTGGTGTTCCTTAATGTCTGCCTTCTCTGTGGTGTTCCTTAATGTCAGTCATCTCTGTGGTGTTCCTTAATGTCAGTCATCTCTGTGGTGTTCCTTAATGTCAGTCATCTCTGTGGTGTTCCTTAATGTCAGTCATCTCTGTGGTGTTCCTTAATGTCAGTCATCTCTGTGGTGTTCCTTAATGTCAGTCATCTCTGTGGTGTTCCTTAATGTCAGTCATCTCTGTGGTGTTCCTTAATGTCTGCCTTCTCTGTGGTGTTCCTTAATGTCTGCCTTCTCTGTGGTGTTCCTTAATGTCAGTCATCTCTGTGGTGTTCCTTAATGTCAGTCATCTCTGTGGTGTTCCTTAATGTCAGTCATCTCTGTGGTGTTCCTTAATGTCAGTCATCTCTGTGGTGTTCCTTAATGTCAGTCATCTCTGTGGTGTTCCTTAATGTCAGTCATCTCTGTGGTGTGCCTTAATGTCAGTCATCTCTGTGGTGTTCCTTAATGTCTGCCTTCTCTGTGGTGTTCCTTAATGTCAGTCATCTCTGTGGTGTTCCTTAATGTCAGTCATCTCTGTGGTGTTCCTTAATGTCAGTCATCTCTGTGGTGTTCCTTAATGTCAGTCATCTCTGTGGTGTTCCTTAATGTCAGTCATCTCTGTGGTGTTCCTTAATGTCAGTCATCTCTGTGGTGTTCCTTAATGTCTGCCTTCTCTGTGGTGTTCCTTAATGTCAGTCATCTCTGTGGTGTTCCTTAATGTCAGTCATCTCTGTGGTGTTCCTTAATGTCAGTCATCTCTGTGGTGTTCCTTAATGTCAGTCATCTCTGTGGTGTGCCTTAATGTCAGTCATCTCTGTGGTGTTCCTTAATGTCAGTCTTCTCTTTCAGCCAGTGCGGTCATCTCTGTGGTGTTCCTTAAAGAGACGCTACGAGCCTCTGATATTGTTGGTaagtttgtacacacacacatcgctAATCAAACCCCTCAGGACATAATCATTGTGGTGttgattttattttgtatttaactaggcaagtcagttaagaacaaatccttattttcaatgacagcctaggaacagtgggttaactgcctttgttttaggggcagaacgacagatttgtgccttgtcagctcggggattcaatcttgaaaccgttcggttactagtccaacgctctaaccaccgcCCCATAAAGATGTGTGGTATGATTTAGGTATGAGTTCCCACGTTACAATACATTATGTCTGGTTGACGTCtagaaggagagaggagctggctaggTATGAGTTCCCACGTTACACAACATTATGTCTGGTTGAcgtctaggaggagagaggagctggctaggTATGAGTTCCCACGTTACAATACATTATGTCTGGTTGAcgtctaggaggagagaggagctggctaggTATGAGTTCCCACGTTACAAAACATTATGTCTGGTTGAcgtctaggaggagagaggagctggctaggTATGAGTTCCCACGTTACAAAACATTATGTCTGGTTGAcgtctaggaggagagaggagctggctaggTATGAGTTCCCACGTTACAAAACATTATGTCTGGTTGAcgtctaggaggagagaggagctggctaggTATGCGTTCCCACGTTACAAAACATTATGTCTGGTTGAcgtctaggaggagagaggagctggctaggTATGAGTTCCCAAGTTACAAAACATTATGTCTGGTTGAcgtctaggaggagagaggagctggctaggTATGAGTTCCCACGTTACACAACATTATGTCTGGTTGAcgtctaggaggagagaggagctggctaggTATGAGTTCCCACGTTACAAAACATTATGTCTGGTTGAcgtctaggaggagagaggagctggctaggTATGAGTTCCCACGTTACACAACATGTCTGGTTGACGTCtagaaggagagaggagctggctaggTATGAGTTCCCACGTTACAAAACATTATGTCTGGTTGAcgtctaggaggagagaggagctggctaggTATGAGTTCCCACGTTACAATACATTATGTCTGGTTGAcgtctaggaggagagaggagctggctaggTATGAGTTCCCACGTTACAAAACATTATGTCTGGTTGAcgtctaggaggagagaggagctggctaggTATGAGTTCCCACGTTACACAACATTATGTCTAGTTGAcgtctaggaggagagaggagctggctaggTATGAGTTCCCACGTTACAATACATTATGTCTGGTTGAcgtctaggaggagagaggagctggctaggTATGAGTTCCCACGTTACAAAACATTATGTCTGGTTGAcgtctaggaggagagaggagctggctaggTATGAGTTCCCACGTTACACAACATTATGTCTAGTTGAcgtctaggaggagagaggagctggctaggTATGAGTTCCCACGTTACAATACATTATGTCTGGTTGAcgtctaggaggagagaggagctggctaggTATGAGTTCCCACGTTACACAACATTATGTCTAGTTGAcgtctaggaggagagaggagctggctaggTATGAGTTCCCACGTTACACAACATTATGTCTGGTTGACGTCtagaaggagagaggagctggctaggTATGAGTTCCCACGTTACAAAACATTATGTCTGGTTGAcgtctaggaggagagaggagctggctaggTATGAGTTCCCACGTTACAAAACATTATGTCTGGTTGAcgtctaggaggagagaggagctggctaggTATGAGTTCCCACATTACAAAACATTATGTCTGGTTGAcgtctaggaggagagaggagctggctaggTATGAGTTCCCACGTTACAAAACATTATGTCTGGTTGAcgtctaggaggagagaggagctggctaggTATGAGTTCCCAAGTTACAAAACATTATGTCTGGTTGAcgtctaggaggagagaggagctggctaggTATGAGTTCCCACGTTACAAAACATTATGTCTGGTTGAcgtctaggaggagagaggagctggctaggTATGAGTTCCCACGTTACAAAACCATATGTCTGGTTGAcgtctaggaggagagaggagctggctaggTATGAGTTCCCACGTTACAAAACAGTTACTCCGTGCCATATATGATACTCCGGTGAATAGGATGGTTCAATACTCGTGTGAATCTCTTCCTGACCTACAGGTGGTGCACTAGCAGTGGTGGGAACCTATCTCCTGGTCACCTTTGCCCCCCACACCTCCACCCACATCACCGCCCACCTGGTCCAGAGATACGCTGTCAGCTGGCAGTTCCTGATTTACCTGGTATGTACCCTAACCCACGCCTGGTATGTACCCCTGGTATGTACCCTAACCCACGCCTGGTATGTACCCCTGGTATGTACCCTAACCCACGCCTGGTATGTACCCCTGGTATGTACCCTGACCCACACCGGGTATGTACCCTGACCCACACCTGGTATGTACCCTAACCCACACCTGGTATGTACCCCTGGAATGTACCCTGACCCACACCGGGTATGTACCCCTGGTATGTACCCTGACCCACACCTGGTATGTACCCTAACCCACACCTGGTATGTACCCCTGGTATGTACCCTAACCCACACATGGTATGTACCCCTGGTATGTACCCTAACCCACATATTGTATGTACCCCAACCCACACCTGGTATGTACCCTAACCCACATGTGGCATGTACCCTGACCCACTCCTGGGATGTACCCCAGCACACACCCGGTATGTACCCCTGGTATGTACCCTGACCCACACCTGGTATGTACCCTAACCCACACCTGGTATGTACCCCTGGTATGTACCCTAACCCACATGTGGTATGTACCCTAACCCACGTGTGGCATGTACCCTTACCCACTCCTGGTATGTACCCTAGCACACACCCGGTATGTACCCCTGGTATGTACCCTAACCCACACCTGGTATGTACGCCTGATATGTACCCTAGCCCACACATGGTATGTACCCTTACCCACATCTGGTATGTACCCTAACCCACACCTGGTATGTACACCTGGTATGTACCCTAACCCACACCTGGTATGTACCCCTGGTATGTACCCTAACCAACACCTGGTATGTACCCCGGGTATGTATGTCTGATATGTACCCTGAACCACATCTGGTATGTACCCTAACCCACGCATGGTATGTACACCTGGTATGTACCCTAACCCACACCTGGTATGTACCCCAACCCACACCTGGTATGTACCCTAACCCACACCTGGTATGTACCCCTGGTATGTACCCTAACCCACACCTGGAATGTACCCCTGGTATGTACCCTAACATGGTTTTAGAGGACCTACTCTAAAGCCATCCAGATGATCAGGTGGTCTCCCAGCCAGACAGCGCCCAGTGGAGTTaatgctgcctgtctgtcttgtaTATCAGGTCACACCCATATTCATCACATCTTGCTCCAGAATCGGTCTTATTTACTGAGCGAGGCCTCAATGTACTTAGACtggaacaggagggagagaggggagagagagggcgggagggaaGGTGACAAATGTGTTGTGTCAACAGACTACAGCCATGGAATGGGAGACCTTTTAACATGTTAGTCGCTGACAGTCCTGACGGATGATGTTTATAGCTataggtcccaaatggcaccctattccctatatagagtacCATTCCCTATATGGagtactattccctatatagagtactattccctatatagagtactattacactattccctatatagagtactattacactattccctatatagagtacTATtaaactattccctatatagagtacTATtaaactattccctatatagagtactattccctatatagagtactattacactattccctatatagagtactattacactattccctatatagagtacTATtaaactattccctatatagagtacTATtaaactattccctatatagagtacTATTGaaaactattccctatatagagtacTATTGaaaactattccctatatagagtactattacactattccctatatagagtacTATtaaactattccctatatagagtactattccctatatagagtacTATtaaactattccctatatagagtacTATtaaactattccctatatagagtacTATtaaactattccctatatagagtacTATtaaactattccctatatagagtacTATTTCCTATATAGAGTACTATtaaactattccctatatagagtacTATtaaactattccctatatagagtacTATtaaactattccctatatagagtacTATTAAACTATTTCCTATATAGAGTACTATtaaactattccctatatagagtactattccctatatagagtacTATtaaactattccctatatagagtacTATTAAACTATTTCCTATATAGAGTACTATtaaactattccctatatagagtacTATTAAACTATTCCCTAAATAGAGTACTATTGAAAACTATTCCCTATATGGagtactattccctatatggagTACTATTAAACTATATAGAGTACTATTAAACTATATAGAGTACTATTGAAAACTATTCCCTTTATATAGAGTACTattgaaaacacacacaggatGCTGGAGTACTTATTGATCTCTCAAGGATGACTCTGTTTTGGTTCATTCTCATTCAAATAAATGATTTAAATGGTGCTTTTCTCTACAAGGGTAATTTGTTTCAATTAAAGCCATGTGCTCGCTGCTGTTACTGCGATCAGATATCTGTGCTGCTGGCTGAGGACTCTGTTACTGCGATCAGATATCCGTGCTGCTGGCTGAGGACTCTGTTACTGCGATCAGATATCCGTGCTGCTGGCTGAGAACTCTGTTACTGCGATCAGATACCCGTGCTGCTGCTGGCTGAGGACTCTGTTACTGCGATCAGATATCCGTGCTGCTGGCTGAGGACTCTGTTACTGCGATCAGATATCCGTGCTGCTGGCTGAGAACTCTGTTACTGCGATCAGATACCCGTGCTGCTGCTGGCTGAGGACTCTGTTACTGCAATCAGATATCCGTGCTGCTGGCTGAGGACTCTGTTACTGCGATCAGATATCCGTGCTGCTGGCTGAGAACTCTGTTACTGCGATCAGATATCTGTGCTGCTGGCTGAGGACTCTGTTACTGCGATCAGATATCCGTGCTGCTGGCTGAGGACTCTGTTACTGCGATCAGATACCTGTCTGAGATGTGTGTTTGGCTGAGCTCTTTACTGGAACAGATGGGGTAGACATCAGTGTTGTAAATGAATGGCTCAGGTCTGGAATAgaggggtaggggagagaggggtaggggagagaggggtaggggagggagagcgggagggagagcgagaggggtaggggagggagagcgagaggggtaggggagggagagcgagaggggtaggggagggagagcgagaggggtagggagggggagagaggggtaggggagggagagcgagaggggtagggtaggggagggagagcgagagcgagaggggtaggggagggagagcgagaggggtaggggagggagagcgagaggggtaggggaaggagagcgagaggggtaggggagggagaggggggtaggggggagggagagcgagaggggtaggggagggagagcgagaggggtaggggagggagaggggggtaggggggagggagagcggggtaggggggagggagagggggggtaggggggagagaggagtaggggaggTTATCACTGTGAAGCTTTGAGATGGACTGTTTATGGAAACCAGTTCAGTATTATTGATGTTGACGTTTTttatcatctccctctctctccttccctctctctccttctctccttccctctctccttctctccttcccgctctcttctctccttccctctccttcccgctctcttctctccttccctctccttccctctccttccctctctccttctctctctccttccctctctctctccttccctctctctctccttccctctctctctctctccagtttctAGAGgtcatagtgttttctatcctgcTCTATTTGTACAAGAGGAGGAATATCAAGCATATAACCATAGTGATGCTGCTGGTGGCTCTGCTGGGTAAGAACTCTGACAGACTCTATGGGGGGGTATCAAGCATGTAACCATAGTGATGCTACTGGTGGCTCTGCTCGGTAAGAACTCTGACACTCTATGGGGGGGTATCAAGCATGTAACCATAGTGATGCTGCTGGTGGCTCTGCTGGGTAAGAACTCTGACAGACTCTATGGGGGGGTATCAAGCATGTAACCATAGTGATGCTGCTGGTGGCTCTGCTGGGTAAGAACTCTGACAGACTCTATGGGGGGGTATCAAGCATGTAACCATAGTGATGCTGCTGGTGGCTCTGCTGGGTAAGAACTCTGACAGACTCTATGGGGGGGTATCAAGCACATAACCATAGTGATGCTGCTGGTGGCTCTGCTGGGTAAGAACTCTGACAGACTCTATGGGGGGGTATCAAGCATGTAACCATAGTGATGCTGCTGGTGGCTCTGCTCGGTAAGAACTCTGACAGACTCTATGGGTGGGTATCAAGCACATAACCATAGTGGTGCTGCTGGTGGCTCTGCTGGGTAAGAACTCTGACAGACTCTATGGGGGATCATGGTTATCACGTTTCAGAATGGGATGCATTACTCCAGGAAATAGTCACGTTGTCCCTGTTGTTTTAGCCTCCCTGACGGTGATCTCCGTCAAAGCTGTGTCTGGGATGATCACGGAGTCCATAAAGGGAGATCTCCAGCTCACCTACCCCATCTTCTACGTCATGGTGGTGGTCATGGTGGCCTCCTGTGCCTTCCAGATAAAGTAAGTCCAATGTTTCTCCACTTCCCCTGACAGCAGATTCATTTCTACAGAGTATTGAAGTAAATGTGAAGTGTAAAAATGTATTGGACATTGTGACCTTGTCAGAGCAGAACTGTGATGGGATGAAGCTCCGGTAGTGTGATGGATGAATCCACTGTGTGATGGGATGAAGCTCCGGTAGTATGATGGATGAATCCACTGTGTGATGGGAGGATGCTCCGGTAGTATGATGGATGAATCCACTGTGTGATGGGATGATGCTCCGGTAGTATGATGGATGAATCCACGGTGTGATGGGATGAAGCTCCGGTAGTATGATGGATGATTCCACTGTGTGATGGGATGATGCTCCGGTAGTATGATGGATGAATCCACTGTGTGATGGGATGAAGCTCCGGTAGTATGATGGATGATTCCACTGTGTTATGGGATGATGCTCCGGTAGTATGATGGATGAATCCACTGTGTTATGGGATGAAGCGCCGGTAGTATGATGGATGAATCCACCGTGTGATGGATGATTCCACTGTGTTATGGGATGAAGCGCCGGTAGTATGATGGATGAATCCACCGTGTGATGGATGAATCCACTGTGTGATGGGATGAAGCTCCGGTATTATGATGGATGAACCCACGGTGTGATGGGATGATGCTCCGGTATTATGATGGATGAATCCACTGTGTGATGGGATGATGCTCCGGTAGTATGGTGGATGAATCCACTGTGTGATGGATGATTCCACTGTGTTATGGGATGATGCTCCGGTAGTATGATGGATGAGTCCACCGTGTGATGGATGAATCCACTGTGTGATCGGATGATGCTCCGGTAGTATGATGGATGAATCCACGGTAGTATGATGGATGAATCCACTGTGTGATGGGATGATGCTCCGGTAGTATGATGGATGAGTCCACCGTGTGATGGATGAATCCACTGTGTGATGGATGATGCTCTGGTAGTATGATGGATGAGTCCACCGTGTGATGGATGAATCCACTGTGTGATCGGATGATGCTCCGGTAGTATGATGGATGAGTCCACCGTGTGATGGATGAATCCACTGTGTGATGGATGATGCTCTGGTAGTATGATGGATGAGTCCACCGTATGATGGATGAACCCACGGTGTGATGGGATGATGCTCCGGTATTATGATGGATGAATCCACTGTGTGATGGGATGATGCTCCGGTAGTATGATGGATGAATCCACTGTGTTATGGGATGAAGCTCCGGTAGTATGATGGATGAATCCACTGTGTGATGGGATGATGCTCCGGTAGTATGATGGATGAATCCACTGTGTGATGGATGAATCCACTGTGTGATCGGATGATGCTCCGGTAGTATGATGGATGAATCCACTGTGTGATGGGATGATGCTCCGGTAGTATGATGGATGAATCCACTGTGTGATGGATGAATCCACTGTGTGATGGGATGATGCTCTGGTAGTATGATGGATGAATCCACTGTGTGAACGGATGAAGCTCCGGTAGTATGGTGGATGAGTCCACTGTGTGATGGGATGATGCTCTGGTAGTATGATGGATGAATCCACTGTGTGATGGGATGATGCTCTGGTAGTATGATGGATGAATCCACTGTGTGATGGGATGATGCTCTGGTAGTATGATGGATGAATCCACTGTGTGATCGGATGATGCTCCGGTAGTATGATGGATGAATCCACTGTGTGATGGGATGATGCTCCGGTAGTATGATGGATGAGTCCACCGTGTGATGGATGAATCCACTGTGTGATGGGATGATGCTCTGGTAGTATGATGGATGAATCCACTGTGTTATGGGATGATGCTCTGGTAGTATGATGGATGAGTCCACCGTGTGATGGGATGATGCTCCGGTAGTATGATGGATGAGTCCACCGTGTGATGGATGAATCCACTGTGTGATCGGATGATGCTCCGGTAGTATGATGGATGATTCCACTGTGTTATGGGATGATGCTCCGGTAGTATGATGGATGAGTCCACCGTGTGATGGATGAATCCACTGTGTGATCGGATGATGCTCCGGTAGTATGATGGATGAATCCACCGTGTGATGGGATGATGCTCCGGTAGTATGATGGATGAGTCCACCGTGTGATGGATGAATCCACTGTGTGATCGGATGATGCTCCGGTAGTATGATGGATGATTCCATTGTGTTATGGGATGATGCTCCGGTAGTATGATGGATGAGTCCACCGTGTGATGGATGAATCCACTGTGTGATCGGATGATGCTCCGGTAGTATGATGGATGAATCCACCGTGTGATGGGATGATGCTCCGGTAGTATGATGGATGAGTCCACCGTGTGATGGATGAATCCACTGTGTGATGGGATGATGCTCCGGTAGTATGATGGATGAATCCACTGTGTGAACGGATGAAGCTCCGGTAGTATGATGGATGAGTCCACCGTGTGATGGGATGATGCTCCGGTAGTATGATGGTCATATCATTCACATGGCCCTCAGAGGCCTCTCTTTAACCTTCTCTGTTCTCAGGTTCCTTAATCAAGCCATGAAGGTGTTTGCTGCCACGGAGGTCGTCCCCATCAACTTTGTGTTCTTCACTGCCAGTGCCATTACCGCAGGTACGTTGTTTAACCAGAACTCTGAGCAGCACTAATTGGCCAGTGTTACCCAGTGTTAATCTGCCATTTACAGCTAATTGGCCAGTGTTACCCAGTGTTAATCTGCCAGTGTTACCCAGTGTTAATCTGCCAGTGTTACCCAGTGTTAATCTGCCAGTGTTACCCAGT
This window encodes:
- the LOC110513835 gene encoding NIPA-like protein 2 isoform X4, whose product is MNQTYLLGIIISICGNFLISISLNIQKYAHMRQSQLGDSGPYYTSVLWWSGVVLMGLGELGNFAAYGFAPASLIAPLGCVSVIASAVISVVFLKETLRASDIVGGALAVVGTYLLVTFAPHTSTHITAHLVQRYAVSWQFLIYLFLEVIVFSILLYLYKRRNIKHITIVMLLVALLASLTVISVKAVSGMITESIKGDLQLTYPIFYVMVVVMVASCAFQIKGLSLTFSVLRFLNQAMKVFAATEVVPINFVFFTASAITAGIVFYQEFQGLALLNILMFLFGCLLSFIGVFLIARDRPKIKTENITFIAMGKIPGRKCKDKVQPEAKSNAYGSLAAKLMCNKPGPQDDS